The following proteins come from a genomic window of Hevea brasiliensis isolate MT/VB/25A 57/8 unplaced genomic scaffold, ASM3005281v1 Scaf212, whole genome shotgun sequence:
- the LOC131176652 gene encoding thaumatin-like protein has translation MSLINTLPHILLSLTLFFTTIHAATFDVVNQCTYTVWAAASPGGGRRLDSGQTWTFDVAPGTTMARIWGRTNCNFDGNGCETGDCNKALECQGWGSPPNTLAEFALNQANNLDYLDISLVDGFNIPIDFSPTTGDCRGIRCAADINGQCPAYHKFNI, from the coding sequence ATGAGTCTCATCAATACTCTTCCTCACATTCTCCTTTCTCTTACCCTCTTTTTCACTACTATCCATGCAGCCACTTTTGATGTtgtgaaccaatgtacctatacaGTTTGGGCTGCAGCCTCACCTGGGGGTGGGCGTCGTCTAGATTCAGGCCAGACCTGGACATTTGACGTAGCACCAGGCACCACAATGGCTCGAATTTGGGGCCGAACCAATTGCAACTTTGATGGCAACGGATGTGAGACTGGTGATTGTAACAAGGCTCTAGAATGCCAAGGCTGGGGTTCACCACCAAATACCTTGGCCGAGTTTGCACTCAATCAGGCCAACAACTTGGACTATCTAGACATATCTCTTGTTGATGGCTTTAACATCCCAATTGATTTCAGCCCCACTACCGGTGACTGTCGTGGAATCCGATGTGCAGCTGATATTAATGGACAGTGCCCAGCttatcataaatttaatatataa